In the Prochlorococcus marinus str. MIT 9312 genome, GTAAGTCCATCATTTGGGAGAGGTGCTGGCATTAGAATCTTCAAAGACAAAAGGGACGGATTTGTTAGTACTAATGATTTATCTAAACATGGCTTGATGAGATCAGTATCCCAAGCTATTGAGATGTTAGATATAAATGACAAAAACAATAAAGAAGTATTTAACGGTCTAAATAAATATAGGGATTATAGTTTATCCAAGAAAACATGGATTGATGAAGTTCCATCAATTAATGAAATAAGTGAAAAACTATTATTCAGCACAAAGTTTCTAAAAAAAAATAACAAAATAATAACTAGAAAAGGAAGTTACTCTAGAAATCTTCAAGAAGTAATAATAGCCTCCAGCGATGGAACCTATGCCTCCGATATTAGGTTGCATCAAACAGTTGGACTTAACGTAATTGCTAGTGATGCCCAATATAGATCTAATGGAAGTAGAAGATTTGGATCGTCAGGATTGCCAAATGAATTTAGATTATGGGATCATGAAAAGGCAGCAAATGATGTGTTTGAAAGTTCAATGAACATGTTGTATGCGGATTATGTTGAGGCTGGACAAATGCCTGTTGTATTAGCTAATAAATTTGGTGGCGTTATATTTCATGAAGCCTGTGGACATTTGCTAGAGACTACACAAATAGAGAGAGGAACAACACCCTTCGAGAATAAATTGAATGAAAAAATTGCTCATGAATCAGTCACAGCAATAGATGAAGGATTATCAGAAGGATCCTTTGGTTCATTATCAGTTGATGATGAAGGTATGGAACCAGAGAAATCAGTCCTTATAAAAGATGGTATTTTAAAAAAATTTATATCCGACAGGGCAGGTGAATTACGAACTGGCCATAAAAGAACAGGCAGTGGAAGAAGGCAAAATTATTCATTTGCAGCAGCTTCAAGAATGAGAAATACTTACATAGCTAAAGGTGAGTACTCCAAAGAAGATTTAATAAATAGTATTAGTGATGGTCTTTACTGCAAATCAATGGGTGGAGGCAGTGTAGGTGCTACAGGACAATTTAATTTTGCAGTAGAAGAAGGATATTTAATTAAAAATGGAAAATTAACAAACCCTGTAAAGGGAGCAACTTTGATTGGTGAGGCTAAAGAGGTTATGCCAAAAATATCAATGTGCGGAAATGACCTTGAATTAGCCCCTGGATTCTGTGGATCCATTAGTGGAAGTGTCAACGTAACTGTTGGCCAACCTCATATTAAGGTTGATTCAATCACTGTTGGTGGAAGATAGGATATGAATTCAAGAGAACTTACAAATCAAATCTCCAAAGCTGCAGATTTCCTAAATCTTAAAAAATGGGATTATGGTGCAAGTTTTTCTAATGATTATTCTGTGCAAGTAGATAAAGGTGAGGCTAAACAACTAAAGGCATCACAAAAGCAAATTTTAACTTTAAGAGTTTGGAACGAATCTAATCTGGTTGGTATTACTACAACAAGTGATATCAGTGAATCTGGTATTAAAAAGGCTCTAAATCAAGCAAATATTGCTTCTGATTTTGGTAACAAGAATGAAAGTACAGAATTCTCACCACTAGCCAAGGATCCTATTAAAGTTAAGGACGAAAAAAAAAGAAATCCTCTTGGAATTAAAAAATTACTTACTCTTTTAAGAGAAGCGGAAGTAAAACTATTAGAAAGTCATGAATCCATCAAATCTGTTCCATATAATGGTTTATCTGAAAGTTTTTACGAGAGAGTTTATGCTAATAGTGATGGTGCCTTTCGAAGTTTTACCAAAAGTCAAGCTGCACTCTATTTATATGCAAGAGCTGAAGAGAAAGATAAGAAACCTCGTAGTTCAGGTTCCGTAAAACTTGGATATGGAGTTAATGATATAGATATAGAGTCGTGTATTAAAGATGCTTCCAACAAAACAATATCTCATTTAAATTATTCATCTATTAAAACTGATAAATATTTAATATGTTTTTCCCCAGAGTCTTTTTTAACGATCATTAATGCCTTTAGCTCAATTTTTAATGCTAGAAGTATTTTAGATGGAATAAGCTTATCTAATAAAAA is a window encoding:
- a CDS encoding TldD/PmbA family protein, which gives rise to MLSSQIKSNEIEFGSCNKYLLEEIIFYGMGLGADFVEIFIENTDNASVLAEEDYITSVSPSFGRGAGIRIFKDKRDGFVSTNDLSKHGLMRSVSQAIEMLDINDKNNKEVFNGLNKYRDYSLSKKTWIDEVPSINEISEKLLFSTKFLKKNNKIITRKGSYSRNLQEVIIASSDGTYASDIRLHQTVGLNVIASDAQYRSNGSRRFGSSGLPNEFRLWDHEKAANDVFESSMNMLYADYVEAGQMPVVLANKFGGVIFHEACGHLLETTQIERGTTPFENKLNEKIAHESVTAIDEGLSEGSFGSLSVDDEGMEPEKSVLIKDGILKKFISDRAGELRTGHKRTGSGRRQNYSFAAASRMRNTYIAKGEYSKEDLINSISDGLYCKSMGGGSVGATGQFNFAVEEGYLIKNGKLTNPVKGATLIGEAKEVMPKISMCGNDLELAPGFCGSISGSVNVTVGQPHIKVDSITVGGR
- a CDS encoding TldD/PmbA family protein → MNSRELTNQISKAADFLNLKKWDYGASFSNDYSVQVDKGEAKQLKASQKQILTLRVWNESNLVGITTTSDISESGIKKALNQANIASDFGNKNESTEFSPLAKDPIKVKDEKKRNPLGIKKLLTLLREAEVKLLESHESIKSVPYNGLSESFYERVYANSDGAFRSFTKSQAALYLYARAEEKDKKPRSSGSVKLGYGVNDIDIESCIKDASNKTISHLNYSSIKTDKYLICFSPESFLTIINAFSSIFNARSILDGISLSNKNSIGEKLSTEALNIYDDGLHEKNISSSPFDGEGTPTKRICLINKGRIENFLHSESTARVFKTIPTGHAGLGSKVSVSTDWIVVEKSDENFDLKTSLDHSTYEGEFVYIEELNAIHAGVRASQGSFSLPFDGWLYKNGTKISIESATVAGDIKYLLKHIVNIESNQEVTTSGVSPHIWVDELSITGDA